The stretch of DNA GACATAGTGCTGCCCGCGCGTGCGGTGCCGCTCGGCCAGCTCAGCCGAATAGCGGACGCTGAGCGTGCTGGACGCGACATGGATGCCGTCGCGCGGGAGTCCGGCCAGGATGCCATGCGGTCCGGCGACGACTGCCTCGGTGGCAGCATCGTCGGCCAGCATGGTGAAGACGACGCCCACTTCCGCGGCCTCGAAAGGGGTGGCAGCACGCTCGGCGCCGAGTGCAACCAGCTCGTCCGCTCGCTCCGGTGTGCGGTTCCAGACGACGACGCGGTGGCCTGCTCGCAAGAGCGACTGGACCATGCCGCGTCCCATGTTGCCCAGCCCGATAAAACCGATGTCCATCGCCCGACCTCCTCGCCGCAACGACTCGCTCACCTGGTGGTAGCGTACCCGGGCGGTCACCAGTCGGCGAGAGGACAGGGGGAAGACGCGTGGAACTTGGAAGAAACAGCATGCGTCGCAGACCGGGTCCGCGCGTTGGTTCTCGTGGCGGTCGTCAGTCGTGTCGCGCGGGCGAGTGATCCAACGTCGCGAGCAGGCGATCGCGAGCGGCAGCGGCACGCTCGGCATCGATCCACTCGGTGCACGTGCTCGCCGGACGCCGTGCTGGTGGTTCGGGCAGAGCAGCCGGGTAGCCGATATAGACGAAACCCGGCAGAACTGCTCGATCCGAGAGACCGAGGAACTCCTTGACCGCTGGATCCTCGATCGCCCGGCCGGTCCGCCAGATGGCACCGAGTCCGAGCGCATGGGCAGCCAGGAGCATGTTCTGGATCGCTGCCGCACCGGCTGCCAACTCGTCCAGCAAGGGACGAGCCGGATCGGGCTCGACAGCGACCGCGATGAGCACCGGTGCGCGGAGCGGCTTCTGGCGGATCGCCTCCCGCTTGGCGGGTGTGAGGGCAGGATCGCGGGCCAGCACCTCGCCCAAGGCGACCCGGGCCTCACCAGTGAGGACGAAGAAGCGCCAGGGTTGCGTGAGATGGTGATTGGGTGCCCAGACAGCCGCCTCGAGCAGCTGCTCGATCAGCTCGCGCGGCACCGGATCGGGCCGTACCTGCTTGACGCTGCGGCGATTACGGATGGCCGCGAGGACCGCTTCAGCCACCTGGATCGTCGTCTCCGACACGCACGCCTCCCCGTCATCTCGAGCCAGCAGACGATCACCCAGAACGAGGGTAGTCGATCAGCGGCAGCGCTGGCCAGCAGTGTCGCCCGCAAGGCCCGTTTGCATGGTCAGGGATCGAACGAGCGTTTCACCGGCAGGGCCTCTCGTACCATCCACGGAAAAAGCGCGCACGGTCGGCCACTGTGCGGCGGCCGAGGGGCGCGTGGAAACCGAAAGCATGCTGGCCAGCCGTCGGACGCGCGGCGGTCGCTCCTCGCCGGGGCCGCTCACGATGCGCAGCGGGTCGACGCCGACGGCGTTCGCGAGGTGGTGCGAGCCGGGAGCCAACGTACTGCGACCAGGCGATCAGCCGACCTCCTGCGGCCGGTACTGGAGCGCTTCGGCGACGTGAACGGCGGCGATCCGCTCCGCGCCAGCGAGATCAGCGATCGTCCGCGCGAGCTTGAGGACGCGGTGATATCCCCGCGCCGAGAGCCCCAGCCGCTCAACTGCCGTACGGAGTAAGCGCTCGCCCGCCTCGTCCAACCGGCAGTACCGACGGATCTCGGCCGGGGTCATCTCGCTGTTGAGTCGCCGCGAATCGCCGAAGCGGAGCTGTTGCACGGCTCGGGCGGCTTCGACGCGAGCCCGGACCGCCGCGGAGGGCTCTCCGGTCCGGTGGTCGGCCAGCTTGTCGAACTCGACGCGCGGGACAGGCAGGTGAATATCGATGCGGTCGAGCAGGGGACCGGAGATCCGCTTCTGGTAGCGCGCGACCTCGTGAGGGCTGCACCGGCAGGCGCGAACCGGGTCGCCGTGGTAGCCGCAGGGACAGGGATTCATGGCGGCAACGAGCAAGAACGAGGCCGGGAAGGTGACGGCGCCACTGGCGCGCGAGATGGTGACGAGGCGGTCCTCGAGCGGCTGGCGAAGGACCTCGAGGACCCGCGGGCTGAACTCGGGCAACTCGTCGAGGAAGAGGACTCCACGGTGTGCCAGCGTCACCTCGCCGGGCCGGGGCCAGGCACCACCACCGATCATGCCGGCGAAGCTGATCGTATGGTGCGGTGCGCGGAACGGTCGGTGGCGGATGAGCGGTGATCCGCTGGGGAGCAGCCCGGCGACCGAGTAGATGCGAGTGACCTCGAGCGCCTCCTCACGGGTGAGCGGCGGAAGAATGGTCGGCAAGGCGCGAGCCAGAAGTGTCTTGCCGGCACCGGGAGGTCCGACGGCGATGACGTTATGTCCGCCAGCTGCTGCCAGTTCCAGCCCGCGCTTGACGTGCTCTTGTCCTTTGATCTCCGCGAAATCGATCCCGCTCAGCGGCTCGTCACCCAGCTCGATCGGCGTCGGCGGGAGCGGGGCGATCGGTGCCTGACCGTCGAGATGCGCGAGAAGTTCGTTCAAGCTCTGGACGGGGATCACTTCGATCCCCTCGACCAGCGCGGCCTCGGCTGCGTCCTCAGCGGGGACGATGGCGCGACGCAGCCCGTGCTCGCGGGCGATACCGACCATCGGCAGGATACCAGCGGTATGACGCACCGTCCCGTCGAGCGAGAGCTCGCCCAGCACGACCGTATCGGTGAGATCGGCACTGACCTGCCCGCTCGCCAGCAAGATACCGAGCGCGATGGGAAGGTCGTACGCCGGTCCCTCCTTGCGGATATCGGCGGGAGCGAGATTGACGGTGATGCGACCGCTCAGCGGAAAGCGCGCCCCGCTGTTGCGGATCGCTGCGCGGACGCGCTCGCGCGCCTCCTGGACAGCGGCGTCCGGCAGGCCGACGATGGTCAAGCCGGGATTACCCGGCCCGATGTCGACCTCGACTTCGACCAGCACCCCTTCCAGGCCGACGACCGCCGAGCTGTGGACACAGGCGAGCACGCGAACTCCTCTCGTTCCGGAACCGAGCCGACACGACGCTCATTCTACTGCCTGGTCGGCCCCTGGAGAAGGACGGTCAGATGGGGGTGGATAGACGGCGATGGCCGGCCGAGTCATGGCCGCGAGGGTCGGAGCGAGCTGCGCTGCCTGGGATTCAGTGTAGACGTGCGGCTCGACGCGCGGCAGACCAGCGGCAGTGAGCACGCGCCAGGCGACCGCGAAGGCGTCCGCGCGCGGTGGGTCAGCGTAGATCACGAGGACGTCGACATCACTGGCCGCTGTGGCGCGACCTTGGACCCAGGATCCGAAGAGGACGAGCCGGCGCAGCGGCAACTCCTCTGCCAGCGCGCGGGCAGCCTGCTCGAGCCGAGCCACGAGTTCAGGAAGCGTCAGGTCGGGCCACGAGACGCGCACAGAAGTCGAGGATTCGTTCGGCATGGGCGAGAGCCCTTTCCGCTTCCGCTCGCGTGTAGAGGATGCGGGGAGCGCCTGCTGGATGCGCATCGGGATTGCGAGCCGCGATGTATCCCTTGTCGAGTTCGAGCGCGGCAGCGATGAGTTCTTCGGGAACCGGCAAGCGCTCGGCCAGCGCCCGGAGCAGCCCGGCCACCGCATAGCCCCAGGCTTCCGCCCCGAGTCGTTGGAGCGCAGCCTTGACCGCTTTCTCGGCTGCTTGCTGGGCTGCGAAGACTGTCCAGTCGAAGAAACCGCCAGCGAAAGCGTGACGGGCTAGCGCGAGATCGCCCGCTGCCCGCTCGGGCCAGTCGCGACTCCGTTCCACGTGCATCCTCCGGCGTCGAGGATAGCAGAGTGGTCGACCGGCACGACACCCGCACC from Thermomicrobium roseum DSM 5159 encodes:
- a CDS encoding YifB family Mg chelatase-like AAA ATPase gives rise to the protein MLACVHSSAVVGLEGVLVEVEVDIGPGNPGLTIVGLPDAAVQEARERVRAAIRNSGARFPLSGRITVNLAPADIRKEGPAYDLPIALGILLASGQVSADLTDTVVLGELSLDGTVRHTAGILPMVGIAREHGLRRAIVPAEDAAEAALVEGIEVIPVQSLNELLAHLDGQAPIAPLPPTPIELGDEPLSGIDFAEIKGQEHVKRGLELAAAGGHNVIAVGPPGAGKTLLARALPTILPPLTREEALEVTRIYSVAGLLPSGSPLIRHRPFRAPHHTISFAGMIGGGAWPRPGEVTLAHRGVLFLDELPEFSPRVLEVLRQPLEDRLVTISRASGAVTFPASFLLVAAMNPCPCGYHGDPVRACRCSPHEVARYQKRISGPLLDRIDIHLPVPRVEFDKLADHRTGEPSAAVRARVEAARAVQQLRFGDSRRLNSEMTPAEIRRYCRLDEAGERLLRTAVERLGLSARGYHRVLKLARTIADLAGAERIAAVHVAEALQYRPQEVG
- a CDS encoding nucleotidyltransferase domain-containing protein: MRVSWPDLTLPELVARLEQAARALAEELPLRRLVLFGSWVQGRATAASDVDVLVIYADPPRADAFAVAWRVLTAAGLPRVEPHVYTESQAAQLAPTLAAMTRPAIAVYPPPSDRPSPGADQAVE
- a CDS encoding HEPN domain-containing protein; translated protein: MERSRDWPERAAGDLALARHAFAGGFFDWTVFAAQQAAEKAVKAALQRLGAEAWGYAVAGLLRALAERLPVPEELIAAALELDKGYIAARNPDAHPAGAPRILYTRAEAERALAHAERILDFCARLVARPDAS
- a CDS encoding nitroreductase family protein, with product MSETTIQVAEAVLAAIRNRRSVKQVRPDPVPRELIEQLLEAAVWAPNHHLTQPWRFFVLTGEARVALGEVLARDPALTPAKREAIRQKPLRAPVLIAVAVEPDPARPLLDELAAGAAAIQNMLLAAHALGLGAIWRTGRAIEDPAVKEFLGLSDRAVLPGFVYIGYPAALPEPPARRPASTCTEWIDAERAAAARDRLLATLDHSPARHD